Proteins from a single region of Catenulispora acidiphila DSM 44928:
- a CDS encoding NAD(P)/FAD-dependent oxidoreductase: MNTSATPGGTPMGTATGITEVVVIGGGYAGVMAANRLTQREDVTVTLVNPRPEFVERIRLHQLVAGTHAAVADYAKVLSPRVSLLVDSVTRIDAADRSVALAAGSTLRYDYLVYAVGSSATGADVPGVAEFGYPIATMEHARRLKAALEDLPKSFAVTVVGAGPAGIETAAELAEQGRAVTLVTGGALGPSLHEKGRAFVARKLVKLGVTVIDGPGSMVTAVERDGVRLADGRELASALTVWAAGFSVPDLALRSGLSTDAAGRLLTDETLTSVDDVRIIAAGDSAAPSGMPLRMGCQSAVQLGPQAAETVLARLAGRDPAEIDVGFVGLCVSLGRSVGIFQVLHKDDSPRSMYIGGRFGGRIKEFICKGTVWQLKTEGRKPGKHTWWSKDAQRRAKVEALHGKVLTSR; this comes from the coding sequence ATGAACACCAGCGCTACCCCTGGCGGAACCCCCATGGGAACCGCCACCGGCATCACCGAGGTCGTCGTGATCGGCGGAGGCTACGCCGGCGTCATGGCTGCCAACCGGCTCACCCAGCGGGAAGACGTCACCGTCACGCTGGTCAACCCACGTCCGGAATTCGTAGAGCGCATCCGGTTGCATCAGCTGGTCGCCGGGACGCACGCCGCGGTCGCCGACTATGCCAAGGTCCTGAGTCCGCGCGTCAGCCTGCTGGTCGACTCGGTGACCCGGATCGACGCGGCGGACCGCTCCGTGGCGCTGGCCGCCGGCAGCACGCTGCGCTACGACTACCTCGTCTACGCCGTCGGCAGCTCCGCCACCGGCGCGGACGTGCCCGGCGTCGCAGAGTTCGGCTATCCGATCGCGACGATGGAACACGCGAGGCGGCTGAAGGCGGCGCTCGAAGACCTGCCGAAGTCCTTCGCCGTGACGGTCGTCGGCGCCGGTCCCGCAGGTATCGAGACCGCCGCTGAGCTGGCCGAGCAGGGTCGCGCGGTGACGCTGGTGACCGGCGGCGCGCTCGGTCCGTCGCTGCATGAGAAGGGGCGCGCGTTCGTCGCCCGCAAGCTCGTGAAGCTCGGTGTGACCGTCATCGACGGTCCCGGGTCGATGGTGACCGCGGTCGAGCGGGACGGCGTGCGGCTGGCCGACGGTCGCGAGCTGGCGAGCGCGCTGACCGTCTGGGCCGCCGGGTTCAGCGTGCCGGACCTGGCCCTTCGCAGCGGCCTGAGCACCGACGCCGCCGGGCGCCTGCTCACCGACGAGACGTTGACCAGCGTGGACGACGTGCGGATCATCGCAGCCGGGGACTCGGCGGCGCCGTCGGGCATGCCGCTGCGGATGGGCTGCCAGTCGGCGGTCCAGCTCGGTCCGCAGGCCGCCGAGACGGTTCTGGCGCGGCTCGCCGGCCGCGACCCGGCGGAGATCGACGTGGGCTTCGTCGGGCTGTGCGTCAGCCTGGGGCGCAGTGTGGGCATCTTCCAGGTTCTGCACAAGGACGACAGCCCGAGGTCGATGTACATTGGCGGCAGGTTCGGCGGACGGATCAAGGAGTTCATCTGCAAGGGCACGGTCTGGCAGCTGAAGACCGAG